The following coding sequences lie in one Arthrobacter sp. SLBN-122 genomic window:
- a CDS encoding alpha/beta hydrolase — MAPRGLTTVPACREADGVRPAILVLPGGGYARQADHEAEPVAQWLASLGIHAFVLRYRVAPDRHPAPLEDAKEAMLHIRNGQHGLAVDAGRVGVLGFSAGGHLAATLSTAAATGNQDLDVPAAVPDLSVLCYPVASLTHETHEGSVLNLLGDAPPSALLTALSAELNVTPGTPPAFLWHTADDEAVPVSNSLNYARALIAAGVPAELHVFPEGRHGLGLAAGERGPEQWTSLCAAWLERAGWANSPGGAAGN; from the coding sequence ATGGCACCACGGGGGCTGACAACGGTTCCGGCGTGCCGGGAAGCCGATGGCGTACGTCCCGCCATCCTGGTGCTGCCGGGCGGGGGCTATGCCCGCCAGGCCGACCATGAAGCGGAGCCGGTGGCGCAGTGGCTTGCCTCGCTGGGGATCCATGCCTTTGTGCTCCGCTACCGGGTGGCCCCGGACCGGCATCCCGCTCCACTGGAGGACGCCAAAGAAGCCATGCTGCATATCCGGAACGGGCAGCACGGGCTCGCCGTGGACGCGGGCCGCGTTGGCGTCCTGGGGTTCTCCGCCGGCGGTCACCTGGCCGCTACCCTCAGCACGGCGGCGGCCACCGGAAACCAGGACCTTGACGTTCCCGCGGCCGTGCCGGACCTTTCGGTACTTTGCTACCCCGTCGCGTCCCTGACGCACGAAACGCATGAGGGATCGGTTCTGAACCTCCTCGGCGACGCACCGCCGTCGGCCCTCCTCACGGCACTCTCCGCGGAGTTGAACGTCACGCCCGGCACCCCGCCGGCGTTCCTCTGGCACACGGCCGACGACGAGGCAGTCCCGGTCAGTAACAGCCTCAACTACGCCAGGGCGTTGATTGCCGCGGGGGTTCCGGCGGAACTGCACGTCTTCCCGGAAGGACGGCATGGGCTGGGACTGGCGGCCGGCGAACGGGGGCCGGAGCAGTGGACGTCACTGTGCGCAGCGTGGCTGGAGCGTGCAGGGTGGGCGAACTCCCCCGGCGGAGCAGCAGGGAACTGA
- a CDS encoding Gfo/Idh/MocA family protein: protein MGFETKTIRIAMNGITGRMGYRQHLLRSILPIRDAGGFTLEDGTRVQVEPILVGRNEAKIRELAEKHKVSEWTTDLDAVISDPTVDVVFDASMTSLRAATLKKAMRAGKHIFTEKPTAETLEEAIELARIGREAGVTAGVVHDKLYLPGLVKLRRLVDEGFFGRILSIRGEFGYWVFEGDIQAAQRPSWNYRKEDGGGMTTDMFCHWNYVLEGIIGKVKSVNAKTATHIPARWDEAGKEYKATADDASYGIFELETPAGDQVIGQINSSWAVRVYRDELVEFQVDGTLGSAVAGLNKCVAQQRAHTPKPVWNPDLPVTESFRDQWQEVPANAELDNGFKLQWEEFLRDVVAGREHRFGLLSAARGVQLAELGLQSSDERRTVDIPEITL, encoded by the coding sequence ATGGGCTTCGAAACCAAAACAATCCGCATCGCCATGAACGGCATTACCGGCCGGATGGGCTACCGCCAGCACCTGCTGCGCTCCATTCTTCCCATCCGCGACGCCGGCGGCTTCACCCTGGAGGACGGCACCCGGGTCCAGGTTGAACCCATCCTGGTGGGCCGCAATGAGGCCAAGATCCGCGAACTTGCGGAAAAGCACAAGGTCTCCGAATGGACCACCGACCTGGACGCCGTGATCAGCGACCCCACTGTCGACGTCGTCTTCGATGCCTCCATGACCAGCCTGCGCGCTGCCACCCTGAAGAAGGCCATGCGGGCCGGCAAGCACATCTTCACCGAAAAGCCCACGGCCGAAACCCTCGAGGAAGCCATTGAGCTGGCCCGGATCGGCAGGGAAGCCGGCGTCACGGCAGGCGTGGTCCACGACAAGCTGTACCTCCCCGGCCTGGTCAAGCTCCGCCGCCTGGTGGACGAGGGCTTCTTCGGCCGCATCCTCTCCATCCGCGGCGAGTTCGGCTACTGGGTCTTCGAAGGCGACATCCAGGCGGCCCAGCGTCCGTCCTGGAACTACCGCAAGGAAGACGGCGGCGGAATGACCACTGACATGTTCTGCCACTGGAACTACGTCCTCGAGGGCATCATCGGCAAGGTCAAGAGCGTCAACGCCAAGACCGCCACCCACATCCCCGCCCGCTGGGACGAGGCGGGCAAAGAATACAAGGCCACCGCCGACGACGCGTCCTACGGCATCTTCGAACTCGAAACACCCGCAGGGGACCAGGTCATCGGCCAGATCAACTCCTCCTGGGCTGTCCGCGTGTACCGTGACGAACTGGTGGAATTCCAGGTGGACGGCACGCTCGGTTCCGCTGTCGCCGGCCTGAACAAGTGTGTGGCCCAGCAGCGCGCGCACACCCCCAAGCCGGTGTGGAACCCGGACCTGCCCGTCACGGAATCCTTCCGTGACCAGTGGCAGGAAGTTCCGGCCAACGCAGAACTGGACAACGGCTTCAAGCTGCAGTGGGAAGAGTTCCTCCGCGACGTGGTGGCTGGCCGGGAGCACCGCTTCGGCCTGTTGTCCGCGGCGCGTGGCGTCCAGCTCGCCGAACTCGGCCTGCAGTCCAGCGATGAACGCCGCACCGTCGACATCCCGGAGATCACCCTCTAA
- the orn gene encoding oligoribonuclease yields MPISNERIVWIDCEMTGLDIKNDALIEVAALVTDSELNILGDGVDVVIKPDDAAVAQMSDFVRDMHTKSGLLAELPHGRTMEEAEAAVMEYISAWVPDPRKAPLGGNSVGTDRVFLSRDMPAVVEHLHYRVIDVSTIKELSRRWYARAYFQSPAKKGGHRALGDIKDSIDELRYYREAVFVPAPGPDSATAQKIARGITAGGPVEEPGK; encoded by the coding sequence GTGCCTATATCTAACGAACGAATCGTCTGGATCGACTGCGAAATGACCGGTCTGGACATCAAGAACGACGCCCTCATCGAGGTGGCAGCCCTGGTCACCGATTCGGAACTGAACATCCTGGGCGACGGCGTTGATGTGGTCATCAAACCCGACGACGCCGCGGTGGCCCAGATGTCCGACTTCGTCCGGGACATGCACACCAAATCCGGGCTCCTGGCGGAGCTTCCGCACGGCAGGACCATGGAGGAGGCGGAGGCCGCGGTCATGGAGTACATCTCCGCCTGGGTTCCGGACCCGCGCAAAGCACCGCTCGGCGGCAATTCGGTGGGGACGGACCGGGTGTTCCTCTCGCGGGACATGCCTGCCGTGGTGGAACACCTCCACTACCGGGTCATCGACGTCAGCACCATCAAGGAGTTGTCGCGCCGCTGGTACGCGCGCGCCTACTTCCAGTCCCCGGCGAAGAAGGGCGGCCACCGCGCCCTCGGGGACATTAAGGATTCGATCGATGAACTGCGGTACTACCGGGAAGCCGTGTTCGTTCCCGCGCCCGGGCCCGACAGTGCCACGGCCCAAAAGATCGCCCGGGGGATCACCGCCGGCGGGCCGGTTGAAGAGCCGGGCAAGTGA
- the mptB gene encoding polyprenol phosphomannose-dependent alpha 1,6 mannosyltransferase MptB, whose amino-acid sequence MTAPVPATGEMAAAGIAGTGSAEVDNPRSSLLAGFLGSMFMVIGSFGVGWLAPVSELRRMPLFIWMRTEAPGVALSIVLVAAGGMLLVRAWLRLGQKVRVWGPQARRATLAAVMAWGLPMMFSVPLFSRDVYAYIGQGRLMVEGFNPYENGISALSNYFQLGADKMWTEAPVPYGQLFLWIEQFVVWATNVQPEACVMLFRLVALAGVVLCVIYVPRLAELHGVNPHRALWLTVANPLFLTNFIASVHNDSLMIGLALAGLYYSATRREVRGIVLVTLSIAVKPITIVFLPFIGLLWAGKSAGWLRKGAFWALTAGISLALLTAMSMVNGFGFGWINGLSAPGSISIWYAPVGLLGMVVGSLANAFGLDGSVPAGWVFDAGKLLAVGIVAWQIFKGDYDRLMRRLALGFAAVVLLAPIIQSWYVVWLIPLFAVTGIRNDWQVKALYFVVSFFMIYAISDQLDVFPYLQTQDLGFALALARIAAALTALLFALYLIFWDPGTRTLFRKTHEPVVERPVI is encoded by the coding sequence ATGACGGCGCCTGTGCCCGCAACGGGGGAGATGGCGGCGGCCGGCATTGCCGGAACGGGCAGTGCCGAGGTGGACAATCCACGCTCATCCCTGCTCGCCGGTTTCCTGGGCTCCATGTTCATGGTCATTGGATCCTTCGGCGTGGGCTGGCTGGCCCCTGTCTCGGAACTGCGCCGAATGCCCCTCTTCATCTGGATGCGCACTGAGGCCCCCGGCGTGGCTCTGTCCATTGTCCTGGTGGCAGCTGGGGGCATGCTGCTGGTCCGCGCCTGGCTGCGGCTCGGCCAGAAGGTCCGTGTATGGGGACCGCAGGCCCGGCGCGCCACCCTGGCCGCAGTGATGGCGTGGGGGCTCCCCATGATGTTCAGCGTGCCGCTCTTCAGCCGCGACGTTTACGCCTACATCGGGCAGGGCCGCCTGATGGTGGAGGGTTTCAACCCCTACGAGAACGGCATCTCCGCCCTGTCCAACTACTTCCAGCTCGGCGCAGACAAAATGTGGACCGAAGCCCCGGTTCCCTATGGGCAGCTGTTCCTGTGGATCGAGCAGTTCGTGGTGTGGGCCACCAATGTCCAGCCGGAGGCCTGCGTCATGCTGTTCCGGCTGGTGGCACTGGCCGGTGTGGTGCTGTGCGTCATTTACGTGCCCCGGTTGGCCGAGCTGCATGGGGTCAACCCGCACCGGGCCCTCTGGCTGACCGTGGCTAACCCGCTGTTCCTGACCAACTTCATCGCCAGCGTCCACAACGATTCCCTGATGATCGGGCTGGCCCTGGCAGGACTCTATTACTCCGCCACCCGCCGGGAGGTCCGGGGCATCGTGCTGGTGACCCTGTCCATCGCCGTGAAGCCCATCACCATCGTCTTCCTGCCGTTCATCGGCCTCCTGTGGGCAGGGAAGAGCGCAGGCTGGCTGCGGAAGGGTGCCTTCTGGGCCCTGACGGCCGGCATCAGCCTGGCGCTCCTGACCGCGATGAGCATGGTCAACGGGTTCGGCTTCGGCTGGATCAACGGGTTGTCCGCTCCAGGCAGCATCTCCATCTGGTACGCCCCGGTGGGACTGCTCGGCATGGTGGTGGGGTCCCTGGCCAATGCGTTCGGACTGGACGGCTCCGTGCCTGCAGGCTGGGTGTTCGACGCCGGGAAGCTGCTTGCCGTGGGCATCGTCGCCTGGCAGATTTTCAAGGGGGACTACGACCGGCTGATGCGCCGGCTGGCCCTCGGTTTCGCCGCCGTGGTGCTGCTGGCCCCCATCATCCAGTCCTGGTACGTTGTCTGGCTGATCCCGCTCTTCGCCGTGACCGGGATCCGCAATGACTGGCAGGTCAAGGCCTTGTACTTCGTAGTGTCGTTCTTCATGATCTACGCCATCTCGGACCAGCTGGACGTCTTCCCCTACCTGCAGACCCAGGATCTGGGTTTCGCCCTTGCCCTGGCCAGGATCGCCGCGGCGCTGACAGCCCTCCTGTTCGCCCTGTACCTGATCTTCTGGGACCCCGGAACCCGGACGCTGTTCCGGAAAACGCACGAGCCCGTCGTCGAACGCCCCGTGATCTAG
- a CDS encoding HNH endonuclease family protein yields MTVSWSAYRRARRRSRQAWALLVTAAVCVVAALSWFFTAGQFAAGGPAPEGPTEAPVFNAAWMKPVQEPNPVPAGTALAALDGLAVKGRAPNTGYSREAFGQAWLDVDRNGCDTRNDILRRDLADVVFSEGSTCKVTAGHLREPYTGQDVDFRRGSESSRAVQIDHVVALGDAWQKGAQGLGPKERQSLANDPLNLIAADGAANQQKSAGDAATWLPKNTALRCHYVARQISVKAAYGLWVTAAEKDAMKKVLGSCPGQETITAR; encoded by the coding sequence ATGACCGTCAGCTGGTCCGCCTACCGACGCGCCCGCCGCCGTTCCCGCCAGGCGTGGGCGCTGCTCGTGACGGCGGCTGTATGCGTCGTCGCCGCCTTGTCCTGGTTCTTTACCGCGGGACAGTTCGCGGCCGGCGGGCCGGCGCCGGAGGGACCGACGGAGGCGCCCGTCTTCAACGCCGCCTGGATGAAACCGGTCCAGGAACCCAACCCCGTGCCGGCGGGCACAGCCCTCGCCGCCCTGGACGGCCTGGCTGTGAAGGGCCGTGCACCGAACACCGGTTACAGCCGGGAGGCCTTCGGCCAGGCGTGGCTGGACGTTGACCGGAACGGCTGCGATACCCGCAACGACATCCTTCGCAGGGACCTTGCCGACGTGGTGTTCTCCGAAGGCTCCACGTGCAAGGTGACGGCGGGCCACTTGCGGGAGCCCTATACCGGCCAGGACGTGGACTTCCGCCGCGGTTCCGAAAGCAGCCGTGCCGTCCAGATCGACCATGTGGTGGCGCTGGGTGACGCCTGGCAAAAGGGAGCCCAGGGCCTGGGGCCGAAGGAGCGCCAGAGCCTGGCCAATGATCCGCTGAACCTCATTGCGGCGGACGGGGCGGCGAACCAGCAGAAGAGTGCCGGTGACGCCGCCACCTGGCTGCCGAAGAACACTGCGCTGCGCTGCCATTACGTGGCCCGGCAGATTTCCGTGAAGGCCGCCTACGGGCTATGGGTGACGGCAGCTGAGAAGGACGCCATGAAGAAGGTGCTCGGCTCCTGCCCCGGGCAGGAAACCATCACGGCCCGCTGA
- a CDS encoding dihydrodipicolinate synthase family protein yields the protein MTSLILPSEDGGTREYRLQGGTSWTRPTAPLTARRAYAAAHVIPEVLADNTPGAPARLDWDATMAYRHELWSYGLGVADAMDTAQRGMGLDWAATQQLIKRTGVEAASVVSANNPATAGKSVRDLVACGAGTDQLDMDALPSGEAGIKAVLEAYREQIAVITEAGPKVILMASRALARVASGPEDYLKVYSTLLQEVDQPVILHWLGTMFDPALAGYWGSDDVPAATETFLGLIRDNADKVDGVKVSLLDASHEVALRAVLPEGVRLYTGDDFNYPELIDGDGTHHSDALLGIFAAIYPAASVALQNYEAGNAAKAREILDSTRELGKHIFSAPTFYYKTGIAFMSWLNGKQPGFQMVGGLHSGRSVCHLARTFELADQAGLLKDPALAAFRMSDYLRINGVGV from the coding sequence ATGACTTCCCTCATCCTTCCCTCCGAAGACGGCGGCACCCGGGAATACCGCCTCCAGGGCGGCACCAGCTGGACCCGGCCCACCGCACCCCTGACCGCACGGCGCGCCTACGCAGCAGCCCACGTCATCCCCGAGGTCCTGGCAGACAACACTCCCGGTGCTCCCGCCCGCCTGGACTGGGACGCCACCATGGCCTACCGCCACGAACTGTGGTCCTACGGGCTGGGCGTAGCCGACGCCATGGACACCGCCCAGCGCGGAATGGGCCTGGACTGGGCCGCGACGCAGCAGCTCATCAAACGCACGGGAGTGGAGGCAGCCTCGGTGGTTTCCGCCAACAACCCTGCCACCGCCGGCAAATCCGTCCGGGACCTGGTCGCCTGCGGCGCCGGCACAGACCAGCTGGACATGGACGCCCTGCCCTCCGGCGAAGCGGGCATCAAGGCCGTCCTCGAGGCGTACCGTGAGCAGATCGCCGTCATCACCGAAGCCGGACCCAAGGTCATCCTCATGGCTTCCCGCGCCCTGGCCAGGGTTGCCAGCGGTCCCGAGGACTACCTGAAGGTGTACTCCACCCTGCTGCAGGAAGTGGACCAGCCGGTCATCCTGCACTGGCTGGGCACCATGTTCGATCCCGCCCTCGCCGGCTACTGGGGTTCGGATGACGTTCCCGCGGCCACCGAAACCTTCCTGGGACTCATCAGGGACAACGCGGACAAGGTGGACGGCGTCAAGGTCTCGCTGCTCGATGCAAGCCACGAGGTTGCCCTCCGCGCGGTGCTGCCCGAGGGCGTGCGCCTCTACACGGGCGACGACTTCAACTATCCGGAGCTGATCGACGGCGACGGCACCCACCACTCGGACGCCCTGCTGGGCATCTTCGCGGCCATCTACCCGGCAGCCTCGGTGGCCCTGCAGAACTACGAGGCCGGGAACGCCGCCAAGGCGCGCGAAATCCTGGACTCCACGCGCGAACTGGGAAAGCACATCTTCAGCGCCCCCACGTTCTACTACAAGACCGGCATTGCGTTCATGTCCTGGCTCAACGGCAAACAGCCGGGTTTCCAGATGGTGGGCGGGCTGCACTCCGGCCGCTCGGTCTGCCACCTGGCCAGGACCTTCGAACTGGCCGATCAGGCCGGCCTGCTGAAGGACCCCGCACTGGCTGCATTCCGGATGTCCGACTATCTGCGCATCAACGGGGTGGGAGTATGA
- a CDS encoding DNA alkylation repair protein translates to METAADQDLIAAVGAQAYMKSAIPFLGVRVPDVRRIVARAAADFPPASPAQLRATVLELWRTSAFREERYAAIDLTGIRLVARDLEMLPVYGEIIRSGAWWDFVDGVSGRICALLQAHPVAVSATLREWSRDPDLWIRRAAITSQLCAKGATDTALLAAVIEPNLAHRGFFIRKAIGWALREYAKTDPGWVEAFVVRHWDALSPLSRREALRRITSPREPQ, encoded by the coding sequence ATGGAAACGGCCGCCGACCAGGACCTCATCGCGGCCGTCGGCGCCCAGGCCTACATGAAGTCCGCGATCCCCTTCCTGGGCGTCCGGGTTCCTGACGTGCGGCGCATTGTGGCGCGTGCTGCGGCAGACTTTCCGCCCGCCTCGCCTGCGCAGCTGCGCGCCACAGTGCTGGAGTTGTGGCGCACCTCCGCGTTCCGGGAGGAGCGGTATGCGGCCATAGACCTGACGGGAATCCGGTTGGTTGCCCGGGATCTGGAGATGCTGCCCGTCTACGGGGAAATCATCCGCTCAGGGGCGTGGTGGGACTTTGTGGACGGCGTGTCCGGACGCATCTGCGCCCTGCTGCAGGCACACCCGGTGGCGGTGTCAGCCACACTTAGGGAGTGGAGCCGCGATCCGGACCTTTGGATCCGCAGGGCCGCCATCACCTCCCAACTGTGCGCGAAAGGGGCCACCGACACCGCACTGCTCGCCGCCGTGATCGAGCCGAACCTGGCGCACCGTGGGTTCTTCATCAGGAAGGCCATCGGCTGGGCTTTGCGTGAATACGCCAAAACGGATCCCGGGTGGGTGGAAGCTTTCGTGGTCCGTCACTGGGACGCCTTGAGCCCCTTGTCCCGCAGGGAGGCCTTGCGCAGGATCACCTCCCCGCGAGAGCCGCAGTAG
- a CDS encoding LacI family DNA-binding transcriptional regulator, producing MAASTLTEVARLAGVSPATASRVLNGSARKPGKDIAERVRQAADSLGYIPNAQAQGLAKSSSGLIGLIVHDIADPYFAAIARGVQEAAREQRKMVLLATTGGGPAEEKEAVAAFAARRADSIVIAGSRSCRDEDRDGNAELAAELDRYCRNGGQVAVVGHPVVGATATEGYHVVKVPNQELARQLAAGLAEGWDGDFVIVGGPEGLLTSDDRVRGFQEGLERAGRRPAEVLRTGFNRSGGYDAGLQLAARIKADRSGDAPAPRLCIFAVNDVMAIGAAAALRSEGLRIPRDAAIAGFDDIETLRDFRPALSTVRLPLEDIGRIATRATGPQAHAEEAEGAAADGITGEVTLRRSTEAAA from the coding sequence GTGGCTGCAAGTACCCTTACCGAGGTGGCGCGCCTGGCCGGCGTCTCGCCCGCCACCGCTTCGCGCGTGCTGAACGGCTCGGCCCGGAAACCGGGCAAGGACATCGCCGAACGCGTGCGGCAGGCAGCGGATTCCCTGGGCTACATCCCCAACGCGCAGGCGCAGGGCCTGGCAAAGTCCAGTTCCGGCCTGATCGGGCTGATAGTCCACGACATCGCCGACCCCTATTTCGCCGCCATCGCCAGAGGCGTGCAGGAAGCCGCCCGGGAACAACGCAAAATGGTGCTGCTCGCCACCACCGGCGGCGGCCCGGCCGAGGAGAAGGAAGCGGTGGCCGCTTTCGCGGCGCGCCGCGCAGACTCCATTGTGATCGCCGGCTCACGTTCCTGTCGTGACGAGGACCGGGACGGCAACGCCGAACTGGCCGCCGAACTTGACCGGTACTGCCGCAACGGAGGGCAGGTTGCCGTGGTGGGACATCCGGTCGTGGGTGCAACCGCAACAGAGGGGTACCACGTCGTCAAAGTCCCCAACCAGGAGCTTGCCCGGCAGCTTGCCGCGGGACTTGCGGAGGGCTGGGACGGTGACTTCGTCATTGTGGGCGGCCCTGAAGGACTCCTGACCTCGGATGACCGGGTCCGGGGCTTCCAGGAGGGACTGGAGCGCGCCGGGCGCCGGCCGGCAGAGGTGCTCCGGACAGGGTTCAACCGGTCCGGCGGATACGACGCAGGACTTCAACTGGCCGCCAGGATCAAGGCGGACCGGTCCGGGGACGCCCCGGCACCCAGGCTGTGCATCTTTGCCGTCAACGACGTCATGGCCATTGGCGCCGCGGCGGCGCTGCGGTCCGAGGGGCTGCGGATTCCGCGCGACGCCGCCATCGCCGGCTTTGACGACATTGAAACCCTCCGGGACTTCCGGCCGGCGCTTTCCACGGTCCGGCTGCCCCTGGAGGACATCGGGCGCATTGCCACCCGGGCCACCGGCCCGCAGGCCCACGCCGAAGAGGCGGAAGGTGCCGCTGCGGACGGCATCACCGGCGAAGTCACCCTGCGGCGCAGCACGGAAGCGGCAGCCTGA
- the def gene encoding peptide deformylase, whose translation MTVLPITIWGEPVLHRRAAEVEVFDDELRTLIADMFETNEAAHGVGLAAPQIGVGKRIFVYKYANDDDAPPSGVLVNPVLTLSKVSGAAPDPDEEEEGCLSFPGEQYPLKRAEWARVEGFDGFGNPVKFEATGWFARVIQHEYDHLDGKLYVNRLIDRYSRRAMKQAKKNGWGVPGLTWMPGVDPDPFGH comes from the coding sequence ATGACCGTTCTGCCAATCACCATATGGGGCGAGCCTGTCCTGCACCGGCGCGCGGCCGAGGTCGAGGTCTTCGACGATGAACTGCGCACCCTGATTGCCGACATGTTCGAAACCAACGAGGCTGCCCATGGTGTGGGCCTCGCCGCCCCGCAGATCGGCGTGGGCAAGAGGATCTTCGTGTACAAGTACGCCAACGACGACGACGCTCCCCCAAGCGGCGTACTGGTGAATCCTGTCCTGACCCTGTCGAAGGTTTCCGGCGCCGCTCCCGACCCCGACGAGGAGGAAGAGGGCTGCCTGTCCTTCCCCGGTGAGCAGTATCCGCTCAAGCGGGCCGAGTGGGCACGGGTGGAAGGGTTTGACGGCTTTGGAAACCCGGTCAAGTTCGAGGCAACAGGCTGGTTCGCCAGGGTGATCCAGCACGAATACGACCACCTGGACGGCAAACTGTATGTCAACCGGCTGATCGACCGCTATTCCCGCAGGGCCATGAAGCAGGCCAAGAAGAACGGCTGGGGCGTGCCGGGGCTGACGTGGATGCCAGGAGTGGACCCGGACCCGTTCGGCCACTGA
- a CDS encoding aldose 1-epimerase family protein, translated as MPGTDVHLAHGPYSAVVTRRAGALRELRHGNRDLVVGFAPEGNIPDYRGVICAPWPNRLADGTYAYAGKPYAATVNEPERGAALHGLAIHQPWEVLEEAADRAVLGCRIPAGPEYPGELDLTVTYSLSGDGLRGTVRAVNTGSAAAPYGVCPHPYLVAGPSPLDDWSLELPADAYLEVTPDRLLPVGMRQVGGGAFDFRSPRRLGDVKIDHAFTDISRDGHGLARVRVLDPSGTGVELEWGAEWPWVQVHTGDKPVGPDRLGLAVEPMTCPPDALHSGTDLVHLQPGASHSAEWTIRALTPQAG; from the coding sequence ATGCCCGGCACCGACGTCCATCTGGCCCACGGACCCTATTCCGCCGTCGTCACCCGGCGTGCCGGGGCGCTGCGCGAACTGCGCCACGGGAACCGGGACCTGGTGGTGGGCTTTGCGCCCGAAGGCAATATTCCCGATTACCGTGGAGTCATCTGCGCGCCCTGGCCCAACCGGCTCGCCGACGGCACCTACGCCTACGCCGGCAAGCCCTACGCCGCCACAGTCAACGAACCCGAACGTGGGGCCGCGCTGCACGGGCTGGCCATCCATCAGCCCTGGGAAGTGCTGGAGGAAGCGGCCGACCGGGCAGTCCTGGGCTGCCGCATCCCCGCCGGGCCGGAATACCCGGGCGAGCTGGACCTTACCGTTACCTATTCGCTTTCCGGTGACGGGCTCCGCGGCACGGTGCGGGCCGTCAATACCGGCTCCGCCGCCGCGCCGTACGGGGTTTGCCCGCACCCCTACCTGGTGGCCGGTCCGTCCCCGTTGGATGACTGGTCCCTGGAACTTCCGGCCGATGCCTATCTTGAGGTCACGCCGGACCGGCTGCTTCCCGTGGGCATGCGGCAGGTGGGCGGGGGAGCCTTCGACTTCCGCTCGCCGCGGCGGCTGGGAGACGTGAAGATCGACCACGCGTTTACGGACATCTCCCGCGATGGCCACGGCCTGGCGCGGGTCCGGGTGCTGGATCCATCGGGAACGGGAGTGGAACTGGAATGGGGGGCGGAGTGGCCCTGGGTCCAGGTGCACACCGGGGACAAGCCGGTGGGCCCGGACCGCCTGGGCCTGGCTGTCGAGCCCATGACCTGCCCGCCGGACGCACTGCATTCAGGCACCGACCTGGTCCACCTGCAGCCCGGCGCATCACATTCAGCGGAGTGGACCATCAGGGCACTGACCCCGCAGGCCGGGTAA